From the genome of Vicia villosa cultivar HV-30 ecotype Madison, WI linkage group LG2, Vvil1.0, whole genome shotgun sequence, one region includes:
- the LOC131650970 gene encoding uncharacterized protein LOC131650970, with translation MDYFKIAKVYKMIHEGDTQVHWYRLFSGNSARPRALITLWQACHEKLATRSRLHRFGMVGFNTCSFCMQEETQDHLLFDCLKTRNIWKQVLVWSGFNHDPRRWAEELPWVVSICKGKSPRSSLLKLAFAETVYGVWTFRNVVSFGNVVDENRIALNIIDMLVYRGWTKDKLRPYLALLML, from the coding sequence ATGGATTATTTTAAAATTGCCAAGGTTTATAAGATGATACATGAAGGTGATACACAGGTTCATTGGTATAGATTGTTCTCTGGGAATAGTGCGAGGCCTCGAGCCCTCATCACTCTTTGGCAAGCATGTCATGAGAAGCTTGCTACAAGGAGTAGACTCCATAGATTTGGTATGGTGGGTTTCAATACTTGTAGCTTTTGTATGCAGGAGGAAACACAAGATCATCTGCTGTTTGACTGCCTCAAAACTAGGAACATATGGAAGCAAGTGCTTGTGTGGAGCGGTTTCAACCATGATCCCAGGAGATGGGCTGAAGAGCTACCATGGGTTGTTAGTATTTGTAAAGGCAAGTCTCCTAGATCCAGCCTACTGAAATTGGCTTTTGCTGAGACAGTTTATGGAGTATGGACTTTTAGAAATGTTGTTAGCTTTGGGAATGTGGTAGATGAAAATAGAATTGCTTTGAACATTATTGATATGTTGGTTTATAGGGGATGGACCAAAGATAAGCTTAGGCCATACTTGGCTCTCTTGATGCTATAG